One part of the Aliivibrio fischeri ATCC 7744 = JCM 18803 = DSM 507 genome encodes these proteins:
- a CDS encoding DUF7017 domain-containing protein, which translates to MITSKDVFAKRKSGQLDEAYKMAVELVKVNASDEWNFKALAWCLIDLLKRDSQSNQQQNLAYYSQQLQSIDVAANDEILTTQVQYALSLCNPNGQLIQKAKSLSKQGSHLQAANIYRQLCSAGAGDLNVQTSLGWELFRLLQHSLAQEHINVSSSKRLLADYLKLQLVEKPSLLHSSILQQAAKLAGNSSFNLISFSRYWQLDSLREEDYEPYINNNGEQYPSLAEKVIQQAAKESVASDIIENHQYILPHLDSAIERFPENIWLKLNKAKLLLKLGQSKEALRFATDVTRSKVSDYWSWALLGEVNAGLDKSIELSCYCKALLCYTDDKFTAKVRIKMAQALASLGEFAEAKHEIEKVITSKTKDGLKVPEDAEKLQAQEWYKTFTATESNKKYYQLNVSKAEELLFSDLPLVKACVGEKFTIPDKPNKPKRKLYLVPQGKSEPIEISVPENKYKFGDVGSGLSIKGDFDASGRYQVFLIAQRDYDANWDIFTDHIAVVDHVNQKKEIFHFIVNRKVSSVVHFSDIDFNVKEGNFLAVKVAQFKTKQGERYRVLSVKPTDKAPSSLVYKDFSCSVRASNGMGFTDDNIFIAPPLMEQHGVNDGVLVKGTAVLNYNKKKMSWGWKALKLNNVTTNI; encoded by the coding sequence ATGATTACTAGTAAAGACGTTTTTGCTAAACGTAAATCAGGGCAGCTTGATGAAGCCTATAAAATGGCTGTAGAGCTTGTTAAGGTGAATGCTTCTGATGAGTGGAATTTTAAGGCACTAGCTTGGTGCTTAATTGATTTGTTGAAACGAGACTCTCAGTCCAATCAGCAACAAAATTTAGCTTATTATTCACAGCAACTTCAATCGATAGACGTTGCTGCAAATGATGAGATATTAACGACTCAGGTTCAATACGCACTATCGTTGTGTAACCCTAATGGGCAACTGATACAAAAGGCCAAATCTTTAAGCAAACAAGGGAGTCACCTTCAGGCTGCTAATATTTATAGGCAGCTTTGTAGCGCTGGTGCAGGCGATTTGAATGTACAAACCTCTTTAGGGTGGGAGTTATTTCGACTCTTACAGCATTCGCTGGCTCAAGAGCACATAAATGTATCTAGTTCAAAAAGGTTGTTAGCTGACTATCTCAAGCTCCAGTTAGTTGAAAAGCCTTCACTATTACATTCAAGCATACTACAACAAGCAGCTAAGTTAGCTGGTAATTCTAGTTTTAATCTCATCAGCTTTTCGAGATATTGGCAGTTAGACTCTCTCAGAGAGGAGGACTATGAACCTTATATCAACAATAACGGGGAGCAATATCCATCGTTAGCTGAAAAAGTAATACAGCAGGCAGCTAAGGAATCTGTTGCTTCTGATATTATTGAGAATCACCAATATATTCTCCCACATTTAGATAGTGCTATTGAACGTTTTCCTGAAAATATTTGGCTCAAACTCAATAAAGCGAAATTGCTCTTAAAATTAGGGCAAAGTAAAGAGGCTTTACGTTTTGCTACCGATGTTACCCGCTCTAAAGTCAGTGATTACTGGTCTTGGGCATTGCTTGGGGAAGTTAATGCAGGTCTTGATAAGTCAATTGAACTGAGTTGCTATTGCAAAGCTTTGCTTTGTTACACGGATGATAAATTTACAGCTAAAGTACGTATTAAAATGGCGCAAGCATTGGCTTCTCTGGGCGAATTTGCTGAAGCCAAACATGAAATAGAGAAAGTAATTACATCTAAAACCAAAGACGGACTGAAGGTTCCAGAAGACGCAGAGAAGCTTCAAGCTCAGGAGTGGTATAAAACCTTTACTGCTACAGAATCTAACAAGAAATACTATCAATTGAATGTATCAAAGGCAGAAGAGTTGCTATTTAGCGATTTGCCATTGGTGAAAGCTTGTGTTGGAGAAAAATTCACGATACCCGATAAGCCAAATAAACCAAAAAGAAAGTTGTATCTAGTACCGCAAGGCAAAAGTGAACCAATAGAAATTTCAGTTCCTGAAAACAAGTACAAATTTGGTGATGTTGGATCTGGATTAAGCATTAAAGGTGACTTTGATGCTAGTGGTAGATACCAAGTTTTTTTGATAGCTCAGCGTGATTATGATGCTAACTGGGATATCTTTACCGATCATATCGCGGTAGTTGACCATGTGAATCAGAAAAAAGAGATATTTCATTTCATCGTAAATAGGAAGGTTAGCTCAGTTGTTCACTTTTCGGATATCGATTTTAATGTAAAAGAAGGCAATTTTCTTGCTGTAAAAGTAGCTCAATTTAAAACTAAGCAGGGCGAGCGTTATAGAGTTTTATCAGTGAAACCAACAGATAAAGCACCTAGCTCACTCGTGTATAAAGACTTTAGTTGTAGTGTTAGAGCATCTAATGGAATGGGTTTTACTGATGATAATATTTTTATTGCTCCACCATTGATGGAACAGCATGGTGTTAACGATGGTGTGCTGGTCAAGGGTACAGCAGTGTTAAACTATAATAAAAAGAAAATGTCATGGGGTTGGAAGGCGCTAAAACTCAATAATGTAACAACTAATATATAA
- a CDS encoding ATP-dependent DNA helicase: MAGNFELLEQRWPQLASFAQYAEGYAYTDPQSSLTKLRCFCEAIVGVLYRELSLPCEPRSNLIDKLKSDEFIEVVGDDVCQKLHALRMKGNRAVHHDEGTTDDALWLIKEAYFLGQWLYKAYSGESNEIYPAFVRPKKPELSGLQFKNHEELKSQLEVAKQELLSVEANEQSALDELSKLRGEVDALKLEKFKANANQAAQSIDFEQEVTNKNISIFDSFSEYSLTAGQAKLVDQLDQFLSNKEKSVFQLKGYAGTGKTFITKGLTEYFKSIGRTCVLSAPTGKAAKVISNKTGCSAYTIHKTIYSFKDLVEYRDESGEDSETYKLYAQIAVNELSADTVFIIDESSMISDVYNDNEFFRCGTGKLLSDLLKFVNLDHNDHRKKVIFIGDDAQLPPVGMSFSPALSADYLKQKFGLDTVSYELTEVVRQKADSGVMKNSIQLRNALKAGVFNQLSLDTTFADVEEVEYADLLPKYLESCHGKINGESIVVAGSNRDVMQYNCRIREHFFPEQPEISNGDKVIAVSNNDRYGFYISNGEFGLVRQVLGPTEIRKVVLNPRSKDKRVEVELSFREVDIGFKDLTGTSRFFKAKIVENLLYSEQPQLSSDESKALYIDFCMRNSNLRRNSLEFKETLRADPYFNALRVKFGYAITCHKAQGSEWNHVFVKCKMHQNTLSAGYFRWFYTAITRTAKQLYLLEPPKIKLGGTIQEVTPIGETFIEEPEPIPFEGSNTDHTSVFEFLDDSTFGIPQSEAFLMQLLGSVRHSLKGSGCAVVDIDHKQYHEAYTIQRGSEFARINIWYNAKGKVSQVKSIEVNPFSSEVADLLAPLKFGLVNDSSEVPEVLFSQEFQNQFHQRLMELVSCADITLNSAEEQQWALRYTFSKGNSVAVFDINFNGKQRFTKMSVLRNKSVGSELVGVINKILTEGLSE; the protein is encoded by the coding sequence ATGGCTGGGAACTTTGAACTTCTTGAGCAGCGCTGGCCTCAGTTAGCTAGTTTTGCTCAATACGCAGAGGGTTACGCATATACTGACCCTCAGTCGTCTTTAACAAAACTTCGTTGCTTCTGTGAGGCGATTGTTGGTGTGTTGTATCGTGAGCTTTCCTTACCATGTGAGCCTAGAAGCAACTTAATTGATAAACTTAAGTCAGATGAGTTTATCGAAGTTGTGGGCGATGATGTGTGTCAGAAACTTCATGCGCTTCGTATGAAAGGAAATAGAGCCGTTCATCATGATGAAGGAACGACAGACGATGCACTATGGCTAATTAAAGAGGCCTACTTTTTAGGTCAATGGCTGTATAAAGCATACAGTGGTGAATCAAATGAAATTTATCCAGCCTTCGTTCGACCAAAGAAACCAGAGTTATCTGGGTTGCAATTTAAAAACCACGAAGAGTTGAAGTCTCAGCTTGAAGTAGCTAAACAGGAGTTGTTATCTGTTGAAGCAAATGAGCAAAGTGCTTTAGATGAGCTTTCTAAACTTCGTGGAGAAGTTGACGCACTTAAACTTGAGAAGTTTAAGGCGAATGCAAATCAGGCTGCTCAATCTATTGATTTTGAACAGGAAGTAACTAATAAGAATATTTCTATTTTTGATAGCTTTTCGGAATATAGTTTAACAGCTGGGCAAGCTAAACTTGTAGACCAATTAGATCAATTTCTTTCTAATAAAGAAAAAAGTGTCTTTCAGTTAAAAGGTTATGCGGGTACAGGTAAGACCTTCATTACAAAAGGGCTTACTGAGTACTTTAAGTCAATCGGTCGTACATGTGTACTATCTGCGCCTACGGGCAAAGCAGCAAAGGTTATCTCAAATAAGACAGGATGCAGCGCCTACACAATCCATAAAACAATTTATTCTTTCAAAGACTTAGTTGAATATCGAGATGAATCTGGTGAAGACTCTGAGACTTATAAGCTCTATGCTCAGATCGCGGTAAATGAGTTGTCTGCTGATACGGTATTTATCATTGATGAATCTTCCATGATTTCTGATGTGTACAATGACAATGAGTTTTTCCGATGTGGGACTGGAAAATTATTGAGTGATTTATTGAAGTTCGTAAACTTAGATCACAATGATCACCGTAAGAAAGTTATTTTTATTGGGGACGATGCACAGTTACCACCAGTGGGAATGAGTTTTTCACCAGCACTCTCAGCAGATTACCTGAAACAGAAATTTGGGTTAGATACGGTAAGTTACGAGTTAACTGAAGTTGTCAGACAAAAAGCTGACAGCGGTGTAATGAAAAATTCAATTCAGTTACGTAATGCACTGAAAGCAGGTGTCTTTAACCAACTTAGTCTAGACACTACCTTTGCCGATGTTGAAGAAGTTGAGTACGCTGATTTACTACCTAAATATCTTGAGTCATGTCATGGGAAGATCAATGGTGAATCTATAGTCGTTGCTGGCTCAAATCGTGATGTGATGCAATACAACTGTCGAATTCGAGAGCACTTCTTCCCTGAGCAACCAGAAATTTCAAATGGCGACAAAGTAATAGCGGTCTCAAACAATGATCGCTATGGATTCTATATTTCTAACGGTGAGTTTGGCTTAGTTCGTCAGGTTCTTGGCCCAACTGAAATAAGAAAAGTAGTTCTAAACCCAAGAAGTAAAGATAAGAGAGTTGAAGTAGAGCTGAGCTTCCGAGAGGTGGATATTGGTTTTAAAGATCTCACAGGAACGTCTCGCTTCTTTAAGGCAAAGATTGTGGAGAATTTACTTTACTCAGAACAGCCACAGTTATCCTCTGATGAAAGTAAGGCTTTGTATATTGATTTTTGTATGCGGAATTCAAATCTACGTAGGAATAGCTTAGAGTTCAAAGAAACACTACGCGCAGATCCGTACTTTAATGCGCTTCGTGTCAAATTTGGGTATGCGATAACATGTCATAAAGCTCAAGGCAGCGAATGGAATCATGTTTTTGTTAAATGTAAAATGCATCAAAACACACTCAGTGCAGGATATTTCCGTTGGTTTTATACCGCAATTACTCGTACCGCTAAACAATTGTATTTATTAGAGCCGCCAAAAATAAAGCTTGGGGGCACTATACAGGAAGTAACACCTATTGGTGAGACGTTTATAGAAGAGCCTGAACCAATACCATTTGAAGGTAGCAATACTGATCACACTTCAGTATTTGAATTCTTAGATGACTCTACTTTTGGTATACCTCAGAGTGAAGCATTTTTAATGCAGCTATTAGGCTCAGTCCGTCACTCCTTAAAAGGTAGTGGTTGTGCTGTAGTTGATATTGATCATAAGCAATATCATGAGGCATATACTATCCAACGAGGAAGTGAATTTGCTCGGATCAATATTTGGTATAACGCAAAAGGAAAAGTGAGTCAGGTTAAGTCTATTGAAGTTAACCCTTTTAGTAGCGAGGTTGCAGATTTACTCGCACCATTAAAATTTGGCTTGGTGAATGATTCGAGCGAAGTACCTGAAGTTTTATTTTCGCAAGAATTTCAAAATCAGTTTCACCAGCGTCTGATGGAACTTGTGAGTTGTGCGGATATTACTTTGAATTCAGCAGAAGAGCAGCAATGGGCATTGAGGTATACGTTTAGCAAAGGGAATTCTGTTGCAGTTTTTGATATTAACTTTAACGGTAAGCAACGGTTTACGAAAATGTCTGTTTTACGAAATAAAAGTGTGGGTTCGGAGCTTGTTGGTGTGATTAATAAGATACTGACAGAGGGGCTAAGCGAATGA
- the pglZ gene encoding BREX-1 system phosphatase PglZ type B, translating to MLVVNYLIKQLRNSATFNKSVQVAPAAILWTDIDSQWQSAMPYIKQQLPELIELGEYKPEERTGPAIWVKCAIAAKLEECELPEDKTPIIYLPGVGRKDLRAIEQCPEYLQPLAELQYRGCWWAYNTAGRDWSVGSFLTNPKVGLELDIAKDSKTQEAILKVLPDLLETPATKLLGKKLEAEDFYSIVLDDPIKDILGWLNNPTEKAEQWQGSKWEVFTQSCISRYAFEPNEANISLALEFLCDAQGEWQGVWERFEETAGNLSSLVDRLKDVLPAGLAFEAQNYLSENLRDESVIETAFKQSAGSNRESLKQVFNSLWSNQQSRKGWVWSQLGLSPWLDILEQITLVLEHTEIPFTSGSPEGMADLYTSRFWQADAAVLNAMAKAKDIHHQQLVADGLAVIYTPWLEKVALNFQDLVRLNGYPGDKQVKETSANYFAGSQVIFFVDGLRFDTAKRLEKKLSDIGINSDLTSQWSALPSLTATAKAAVTPLADLLTGLEDNDDFIPALASTQASFSSQYLKKLLPERGWQYLDGLETGEPNGFAWVQTGDLDHLGHDHQLRMPQYIEQVLDSVVDRIRGLFEADWKRIKIVTDHGWLWVPDGLPKGEIHKSLGTNRQRRCAILKSNVQYDGLVVPWFWNPSVSIAMAPGISGYVSGDHYNHGGLSLQECLTPVLNINR from the coding sequence ATGTTAGTTGTTAATTATTTAATCAAGCAGTTGCGAAACTCTGCAACGTTTAATAAATCAGTGCAAGTGGCACCTGCTGCAATTTTGTGGACAGATATAGATAGCCAGTGGCAATCTGCAATGCCATACATAAAACAACAGTTGCCTGAACTTATTGAACTCGGTGAATACAAGCCAGAAGAACGTACAGGCCCAGCAATTTGGGTTAAGTGTGCGATTGCCGCAAAACTAGAAGAGTGCGAACTACCTGAAGATAAAACGCCGATCATTTATCTTCCTGGTGTTGGGCGAAAAGATTTGCGAGCTATTGAGCAATGCCCTGAATATTTACAACCGTTAGCTGAGCTGCAATACCGTGGTTGCTGGTGGGCGTATAACACGGCAGGACGTGACTGGTCTGTTGGTTCGTTCTTAACTAATCCTAAAGTAGGTTTAGAACTTGATATTGCCAAAGATAGCAAGACTCAAGAAGCTATCCTTAAAGTTCTACCAGATCTACTAGAAACACCAGCAACTAAGTTGCTGGGTAAAAAGCTAGAAGCAGAAGATTTTTACTCCATTGTTCTAGATGATCCTATCAAAGATATTTTGGGATGGCTAAACAATCCAACTGAAAAAGCTGAGCAATGGCAGGGGAGTAAGTGGGAGGTATTCACCCAATCTTGTATTTCAAGATACGCTTTTGAACCGAACGAAGCTAATATTTCACTTGCCCTAGAGTTTTTATGTGATGCTCAAGGTGAATGGCAAGGTGTTTGGGAGCGATTTGAAGAAACCGCAGGTAATCTTTCCTCTTTAGTGGATCGTTTAAAAGATGTGCTCCCAGCAGGGCTGGCTTTTGAGGCGCAAAACTATCTATCCGAAAACTTACGTGATGAATCGGTTATTGAAACTGCATTTAAACAAAGTGCAGGCAGTAACCGTGAGAGTTTGAAGCAGGTATTCAATTCACTTTGGAGCAATCAGCAATCTCGTAAAGGCTGGGTATGGTCTCAGCTTGGTTTGTCGCCATGGTTAGATATTTTAGAACAAATTACGCTTGTTCTAGAGCATACGGAGATACCTTTCACTTCAGGCTCTCCTGAGGGAATGGCCGATTTGTATACCAGTCGTTTCTGGCAGGCAGATGCCGCAGTGCTGAATGCGATGGCAAAAGCGAAAGATATTCATCACCAGCAGTTGGTTGCCGATGGGCTTGCAGTTATCTATACGCCTTGGTTAGAAAAGGTGGCACTTAACTTCCAAGACCTAGTTAGGTTAAATGGATACCCTGGCGATAAGCAGGTAAAAGAAACATCAGCAAATTATTTTGCTGGTAGCCAAGTGATCTTCTTTGTGGATGGGTTGCGTTTTGATACCGCTAAGCGACTAGAGAAGAAGCTTTCTGACATTGGTATTAATAGCGATCTTACCTCTCAATGGTCAGCACTTCCGTCATTAACTGCAACAGCAAAAGCCGCTGTGACACCACTGGCAGATCTGTTAACAGGTTTAGAAGATAATGATGATTTCATTCCTGCGCTAGCGAGTACGCAAGCCTCTTTTAGTAGTCAGTACCTTAAGAAACTACTACCTGAGCGAGGTTGGCAATACCTTGATGGTCTCGAAACAGGTGAGCCTAATGGATTTGCCTGGGTTCAAACGGGAGACTTAGATCACTTAGGTCACGATCATCAGTTAAGAATGCCACAGTACATTGAACAGGTTTTAGACAGTGTAGTTGACCGAATCCGAGGATTATTTGAAGCAGATTGGAAGCGTATCAAAATCGTTACTGATCATGGCTGGTTATGGGTGCCTGATGGCTTACCAAAAGGTGAAATTCACAAGTCATTGGGGACAAACCGTCAACGCCGCTGTGCGATATTGAAGAGTAATGTTCAATACGATGGTTTAGTTGTACCTTGGTTCTGGAATCCGAGCGTTTCTATCGCAATGGCTCCAGGAATTTCAGGCTACGTGTCGGGTGATCACTATAATCACGGTGGTCTGTCATTACAGGAATGTTTGACGCCAGTGTTGAATATTAATCGATAA
- a CDS encoding DUF4276 family protein, with protein MTLRQPIIVHVICEGQTEESFVRELLVEPFAHKGIYLMPALIGRPGHKGGNFKFERLSADVEKRLLADKNCYCTTFFDFYGLPESFPGKNGTDVTASIQTKATTLQDALTEKLTEKVGGDVIRRFIPYVQMYEFEGLLFSDPQKMAQGMDRSDVEQSFIDIANSFESPEHINNSPQTAPSKRIEKLIWGYEKPLLGTLAALEVGLDSMREQCVLFDAWLKQIEALAE; from the coding sequence ATGACGTTACGACAGCCGATAATCGTTCATGTGATCTGTGAAGGGCAAACAGAAGAGAGCTTTGTTCGTGAGCTTCTAGTCGAACCTTTTGCGCATAAAGGTATTTATTTAATGCCCGCATTGATTGGTAGACCTGGTCATAAAGGTGGCAACTTTAAATTTGAACGCCTAAGTGCTGATGTTGAAAAACGTCTGCTTGCGGATAAGAACTGTTATTGCACCACATTCTTCGATTTCTATGGTTTGCCTGAAAGCTTTCCTGGTAAAAATGGAACGGATGTAACGGCTTCTATCCAAACAAAAGCGACTACCCTACAAGATGCTTTAACTGAGAAGTTAACGGAAAAAGTGGGTGGTGATGTGATACGTAGGTTTATTCCTTACGTGCAAATGTATGAGTTTGAAGGCTTGCTGTTTAGTGATCCTCAAAAAATGGCTCAAGGCATGGATAGAAGTGATGTTGAGCAATCGTTTATCGATATTGCAAACAGTTTTGAATCACCAGAGCACATTAACAATAGTCCGCAAACGGCACCGAGCAAACGTATTGAAAAGCTAATCTGGGGGTATGAGAAGCCATTACTTGGTACTCTAGCTGCTTTAGAGGTTGGTCTTGATAGCATGCGTGAACAGTGCGTTTTGTTTGATGCATGGTTAAAACAAATTGAGGCATTAGCGGAGTAA
- a CDS encoding AAA family ATPase gives MSKIDHLSILGYKSIRQLERLKLNDLNVLIGANGVGKSNFVSYFRLLHELVEGRLQVWTSKQGGADRVVSYGVKETENLQTVIRFGDNGYLADLAPTAEDAFTFNREQLYFDGPYHGVTKPDLGSGHKESNLKSEISGGASAKVASFCYSAISGWKVFHFHDTSETAAVKRVGAVHDNEYLRSDASNLAAYLFKLQRDNQDIYKQICKTVRLAVPFFDDFVLKPTQLSSGEEQIRLLWKQSDSDYPLWPSQLSDGSIRFICLVTALLQPNPPSTIIIDEPELGLHPYAITLLGALLRSASKRMQVIVSTQSVPLLNEFELCDLIVVEREDGASTFKRLDAEKFESWLDDYSVGELWEKNIIGGRPSK, from the coding sequence ATGAGTAAAATAGATCATCTGTCTATTCTTGGGTATAAATCTATACGTCAGCTTGAAAGACTAAAGTTGAATGATTTGAATGTACTTATCGGCGCTAATGGCGTCGGTAAAAGTAACTTTGTCAGCTATTTTCGACTGCTGCATGAGCTGGTTGAAGGTCGATTGCAAGTATGGACGAGTAAGCAAGGCGGTGCCGATCGTGTTGTTAGCTATGGCGTAAAAGAGACCGAAAACCTGCAAACCGTTATTCGTTTTGGTGATAACGGTTATCTCGCTGATTTAGCGCCTACAGCAGAAGACGCATTTACCTTTAATCGAGAGCAGCTTTACTTTGATGGCCCCTATCATGGGGTCACTAAGCCAGATTTAGGTTCAGGTCATAAAGAATCTAACCTAAAAAGTGAGATCAGTGGAGGAGCATCAGCAAAAGTTGCTTCGTTCTGCTACTCGGCTATTTCAGGTTGGAAAGTCTTTCACTTTCACGATACCAGTGAAACGGCAGCAGTAAAGCGCGTTGGGGCAGTGCATGATAACGAGTATCTTCGAAGTGATGCCTCAAATCTTGCTGCTTATTTATTTAAGTTACAGCGCGATAACCAAGATATCTATAAGCAAATTTGCAAAACGGTTCGCTTAGCGGTGCCGTTCTTTGATGATTTCGTACTGAAACCGACACAGCTTTCATCAGGTGAAGAGCAGATTAGACTGCTCTGGAAGCAATCGGATAGTGATTACCCATTGTGGCCTAGTCAACTGTCAGACGGCTCGATTCGTTTTATTTGTTTGGTGACAGCTTTGTTACAGCCTAATCCACCATCAACCATCATTATTGATGAACCCGAGTTAGGTTTGCATCCATACGCTATTACGTTGCTTGGCGCATTACTGCGTAGTGCATCAAAGCGCATGCAAGTTATTGTTTCTACTCAATCAGTCCCGTTATTAAATGAGTTTGAACTATGCGATCTTATTGTGGTTGAACGTGAAGATGGTGCATCCACATTTAAACGCTTGGATGCGGAAAAATTTGAGAGCTGGCTTGATGATTATTCCGTAGGAGAGCTTTGGGAGAAAAACATCATCGGTGGGAGACCATCAAAATGA